The Georgenia sp. TF02-10 genome window below encodes:
- a CDS encoding 3-keto-5-aminohexanoate cleavage protein yields MDAGNAVPLLQAALNGDREHPAAPRTPADIAAEARAAVAAGARSLHLHPYDEDGEQTLAAGPCAATLAAVRAACPGIPISLSTSAEIEPDPRRRIELVRSWTMLPDLATANQGEAGIIELCEVLDQRGIGIEAGLLSLDDARRFVAAGIAARCVRAMVEPLDADPEAAVAHAVAMEQVLIDAGVGLEQVHHGDGIASWAVNRRAVPRGHGIRTGLEDTPVLPDGRTAKGNGDLVAAAASLLRDGLT; encoded by the coding sequence GTGGACGCAGGTAACGCTGTTCCGCTGCTGCAGGCGGCGCTGAACGGTGACCGGGAGCATCCGGCCGCGCCCCGGACCCCGGCAGACATCGCCGCCGAGGCCCGGGCGGCGGTGGCCGCCGGCGCGCGATCGCTGCATCTGCACCCCTACGACGAGGACGGTGAGCAGACCCTCGCCGCCGGGCCGTGCGCCGCGACGCTGGCAGCGGTGCGTGCAGCGTGCCCGGGCATCCCCATCTCGCTGAGCACCTCGGCCGAGATCGAACCCGACCCTCGACGCCGGATCGAGCTGGTCAGAAGTTGGACGATGCTGCCCGACCTCGCCACCGCCAACCAGGGCGAGGCCGGAATCATCGAGCTGTGCGAGGTCCTGGACCAGCGGGGCATCGGCATCGAGGCCGGGCTCCTCTCCCTCGATGACGCCCGTCGCTTCGTGGCCGCCGGTATCGCGGCACGGTGCGTCCGAGCGATGGTCGAGCCGCTCGATGCTGACCCCGAGGCCGCGGTCGCGCACGCAGTTGCGATGGAGCAGGTCCTCATCGACGCCGGTGTCGGCCTGGAGCAGGTGCACCACGGTGACGGGATCGCGTCCTGGGCGGTCAACCGGAGGGCCGTTCCCCGCGGGCACGGCATCCGTACCGGCCTGGAGGACACCCCTGTGCTTCCCGACGGCCGCACCGCCAAGGGCAACGGCGATCTCGTCGCAGCGGCTGCGTCGCTGCTGCGAGACGGTCTCACCTGA